Proteins from one Rosa chinensis cultivar Old Blush chromosome 7, RchiOBHm-V2, whole genome shotgun sequence genomic window:
- the LOC112180879 gene encoding palmitoyl-monogalactosyldiacylglycerol delta-7 desaturase, chloroplastic, which yields MLDWDYWLVKWRVEFWGREWNVIDIGSLTSLVFLHLLSLFAPFYFTWTAFWLAIALYFVSGVGVTLSFHRNLSHRSFKLPRWLEYFFAYCGVLSFQRSPLDWVSVHRSHHQFTDTMKDPHSPVRGFWFSHVGSAIDYRGRNGNYEPRLKNVGDLKGQPYYMFLHYTYPLHYIALGVLLHFMGGMPFLVWGMGVRTVLFLHATFGINSICHTWGQQIWETGDLSRNNWLIGLLALGEGWHNNHHAFQHSARHGLEWWQIDVTWYVIRFLELVGLATEVKLPTETQKKQRALSNNKMIHEEKQQQLEAKVQNGNL from the exons ATGCTTGATTGGGACTATTGGCTGGTGAAATGGCGAGTGGAGTTTTGGGGGAGGGAATGGAACGTCATAGACATAGGCAGTTTGACCAGCCTCGTCTTCTTGCACTTGCTTTCTCTTTTTGCGCCGTTTTACTTCACCTGGACTGCGTTTTGGCTGGCCATTGCGCTCTACTTTGTCTCAGGTGTCGGTGTAACCCTTTCATTCCATAGGAATCTCTCCCACAGAAGCTTTAAGCTTCCCAGATGGCTCGAGTACTTCTTTGCCTATTGTGGGGTTCTATCATTTCAG AGAAGTCCACTTGATTGGGTGAGCGTACACAGATCCCACCATCAGTTTACAGACACTATGAAAGACCCTCATAGCCCAGTCAGAGGATTCTGGTTTAGTCATGTTGGTTCGGCAATCGATTACCGTGGTCGAAACGGAAAT TATGAACCACGACTAAAGAATGTTGGAGATTTGAAAGGACAACCGTACTATATGTTTCTCCATTATACATACCCTCTTCATTATATAGCTCTCGGAGTTCTATTACATTTTATGGGAGGAATGCCGTTTTTGGTTTGGGGAATG gGAGTGAGGACAGTACTTTTTCTCCATGCTACATTTGGAATAAATTCAATCTGCCATACATGGGGACAACAAATATGGGAAACTGGTGATTTATCTAGAAACAATTG GTTGATTGGATTGCTGGCACTTGGAGAAGGTTGGCATAATAATCACCATGCTTTTCAGCACTCAGCTCGACACGGCTTGGAATGGTGGCAAATTGATGTTACTTGGTATGTCATAAGATTTCTTGAACTTGTGGGTTTGGCAACAGAAGTGAAGCTTCCAACTGAGACTCAGAAGAAACAAAGAGCTTTAAGCAATAACAAGATGATCCACGAGGAAAAGCAGCAGCAGCTTGAAGCAAAAGTCCAAAATGGCAACCTTTGA